One Campylobacter pinnipediorum subsp. caledonicus genomic window carries:
- a CDS encoding SH3 domain-containing protein, with protein sequence MLKKYILFFLVVFLYAENLDEPSVFDMMQRDGIDKFIKNKPSQTSEYNKIYEHLDKDQIDKRDIVNLNPTDEPDLNIPEYMLYDTIKKKDIILKVSEMPKEVIVGEIFKIDISVNIQSDFDFEFISELDETNLNWLNKNSIQWVKYKDSENYIATFYIQAKNVNAKSASFNLKLIRNEEVFQQGSMNIFLPKLKQLKAQNNYNNIVADLLEVRKFKTTKFDDTNNIMIVELYGKNINMASFYIDNKNIIKQGIDTIAGDFGSQSAYYFAVFKPNKKTLDFNYYNLLKRKFDSFSLPVSIEDDEISTQIGLNPKQSDIVFYKNSVIYILGLLFFIIFLIKRKISYFIVFLIFVAIGFYSYNPFRNAILNKNVNVKILPTVNSTVFYTTTIDENVEILLYVDDYVKVLFHDGKIGWVKKDDITKN encoded by the coding sequence TTGTTAAAAAAATATATTCTATTTTTTCTAGTTGTTTTTTTATATGCTGAAAACTTAGATGAACCTAGTGTTTTTGATATGATGCAAAGGGATGGTATTGATAAATTTATAAAAAATAAACCATCCCAAACATCGGAATATAATAAAATATATGAGCATTTAGATAAAGATCAAATAGATAAAAGGGATATAGTTAATTTAAATCCTACAGATGAGCCTGATTTGAATATCCCTGAATATATGCTTTATGATACGATAAAAAAGAAAGATATTATTTTAAAAGTTTCTGAAATGCCAAAAGAGGTTATTGTTGGAGAGATTTTTAAAATAGATATATCTGTAAATATCCAAAGCGATTTTGACTTTGAATTTATAAGTGAATTAGATGAGACAAATTTAAATTGGTTAAATAAAAATAGTATTCAATGGGTAAAATATAAAGATAGTGAAAATTACATAGCTACTTTTTATATACAAGCAAAAAATGTAAATGCAAAAAGTGCTAGTTTTAATTTAAAATTAATTAGAAATGAAGAAGTATTTCAGCAAGGTAGTATGAATATTTTTCTTCCAAAATTAAAACAATTAAAAGCACAAAACAATTATAACAACATTGTTGCTGATTTGTTGGAAGTAAGGAAATTTAAAACTACTAAATTTGATGACACAAATAATATAATGATAGTTGAGTTATATGGCAAAAATATCAATATGGCATCATTTTATATAGATAATAAAAATATAATAAAACAAGGTATTGATACTATTGCTGGTGATTTTGGAAGCCAAAGTGCATATTATTTTGCGGTTTTTAAACCAAATAAAAAAACATTGGATTTTAACTATTATAACTTACTTAAAAGAAAATTTGATAGTTTTTCTTTACCTGTTAGTATAGAAGATGATGAAATTAGCACACAGATAGGATTAAATCCAAAGCAAAGTGATATAGTTTTTTATAAAAATAGCGTTATATACATACTTGGGCTGCTATTTTTTATTATATTTTTGATAAAAAGAAAAATATCATATTTTATTGTATTTTTAATTTTTGTAGCTATTGGTTTTTATAGTTACAATCCTTTTAGGAATGCTATTTTAAATAAAAATGTAAATGTAAAAATATTACCTACAGTTAATTCTACAGTTTTTTATACAACAACGATAGATGAAAATGTGGAGATATTGTTATATGTAGATGATTATGTGAAAGTATTATTTCATGATGGAAAAATTGGATGGGTAAAAAAAGATGATATTACCAAAAATTAA
- a CDS encoding lysophospholipid acyltransferase family protein has product MILPKIKAIYYFVEFIISVVLVVLFMWIFKNNMHKVRCIWAKTQRILGFYKVEIIGKAKDANMIIVNHKSMLDIVVLEEVYPKNLCWIAKKEIGKLPIIGKIMTLPKMIPVDRESPRAIINLLKEVKDRLKDDRVIAIFPEGTRAKGNKLLKFQNGAKVLAEKLNLKIQPVVVVGSDILDVKNFTFKNGIIKIVYMDLVDTTKPDWYEDTRRKMQEILDQNRNVN; this is encoded by the coding sequence ATGATATTACCAAAAATTAAAGCTATTTATTATTTTGTAGAATTTATTATTAGTGTTGTTTTGGTTGTATTGTTTATGTGGATTTTTAAAAATAATATGCATAAAGTTAGGTGTATTTGGGCAAAAACACAAAGAATTTTAGGCTTTTATAAAGTGGAAATTATAGGAAAAGCCAAAGATGCTAATATGATCATTGTTAATCATAAGAGCATGCTTGATATAGTTGTCTTAGAAGAGGTTTATCCTAAAAATTTATGTTGGATTGCAAAAAAAGAGATAGGGAAATTGCCAATTATAGGTAAAATTATGACTTTGCCAAAGATGATTCCTGTTGATAGAGAGAGTCCTAGGGCTATAATTAATTTACTAAAAGAGGTAAAAGATAGATTAAAAGATGATCGTGTGATTGCTATTTTTCCAGAAGGGACTAGAGCAAAAGGCAATAAACTTTTAAAATTTCAAAATGGTGCAAAGGTATTGGCTGAAAAGCTAAATTTGAAAATTCAACCAGTAGTTGTTGTTGGTTCAGATATTCTTGATGTTAAAAATTTTACTTTTAAAAATGGAATTATAAAAATAGTATATATGGATCTTGTTGATACAACAAAACCTGATTGGTATGAAGATACAAGACGCAAAATGCAAGAAATTTTAGATCAAAATAGAAATGTTAATTAA
- the crcB gene encoding fluoride efflux transporter CrcB, producing MLIKILAVGLGGFFGAILRFILSSAILKAYPNFPLGTLFVNVFGSFLMGILLTLNFENENLKLFITTGILGALTTFSTFTYENIVFLSDNNIKFFILNIILNLFFCILFCYLGILLIKKL from the coding sequence ATGTTAATTAAGATATTAGCTGTTGGTTTAGGTGGTTTTTTTGGAGCCATTTTGAGATTTATTTTAAGTAGTGCAATTTTAAAGGCATATCCTAATTTTCCATTAGGAACTCTTTTTGTAAATGTGTTTGGTAGTTTTTTGATGGGAATTCTTTTAACATTAAATTTTGAAAATGAAAATTTAAAATTATTTATTACTACTGGTATACTAGGTGCTTTGACAACTTTTTCAACTTTTACTTATGAAAATATTGTATTTTTAAGTGACAATAACATTAAATTTTTTATACTAAATATAATTTTAAACCTATTTTTTTGTATATTGTTTTGCTATTTAGGTATATTGCTTATTAAAAAATTATAA